In Candidatus Binataceae bacterium, one genomic interval encodes:
- a CDS encoding molybdenum cofactor biosynthesis protein MoaE, whose amino-acid sequence MTLRLKFFAVLRERVGRGELSGNFADGASVGEIWQLLQQEYPGLQGQGEALSFAVNCEYVGADFCPREGDELAFIPPVSGGAPVAAARIVRQTIDVAALESAVADPAAGAIVSFVGTTRDNSADRRVVGLEYEAYEPMALREMEKLVAQAYSRFGLVRAAVIHRIGRLEIGEASVAIAVAAAHRAQAFEACRFLIDRIKESVPIWKKEFFEGGEVWVGCQTSHPPHDAH is encoded by the coding sequence ATGACCTTGCGGCTGAAATTTTTTGCAGTCTTGCGCGAGCGAGTAGGCCGGGGCGAGCTCAGTGGCAATTTCGCCGACGGAGCCAGCGTGGGCGAAATCTGGCAGCTCCTGCAGCAAGAGTATCCGGGCCTGCAGGGACAGGGCGAGGCCCTGTCCTTCGCGGTCAATTGCGAATATGTGGGCGCCGATTTCTGTCCGCGCGAGGGCGACGAGTTGGCTTTTATTCCTCCCGTCAGCGGCGGCGCACCGGTAGCCGCGGCTCGCATCGTGCGCCAGACCATCGACGTCGCCGCCCTGGAGAGCGCGGTGGCTGATCCAGCGGCGGGCGCGATCGTGAGCTTCGTTGGTACCACTCGCGATAACAGCGCCGACCGACGAGTAGTCGGGTTGGAGTACGAGGCTTACGAACCGATGGCGCTGCGCGAGATGGAAAAGTTGGTGGCCCAAGCCTACAGCCGCTTTGGCCTGGTGCGCGCCGCCGTGATCCATCGCATCGGCCGGCTCGAGATTGGGGAGGCCTCGGTGGCGATCGCGGTGGCAGCCGCCCATCGCGCCCAAGCCTTCGAGGCCTGCCGATTCTTAATCGATCGGATCAAGGAAAGCGTGCCCATCTGGAAAAAAGAATTTTTCGAGGGCGGCGAGGTGTGGGTCGGCTGTCAAACCTCTCACCCACCTCACGACGCGCACTGA
- the rimI gene encoding ribosomal protein S18-alanine N-acetyltransferase gives MELRTAKFNDLPRILEIERLSFSQPWSLNSFRRELSLSFSRTYLAVIDGEIAGYLCRWLVAGEVHILNIAVHPGIRRRGVASALLAETVDEAIRVQAELMILEVRRSNLAAQQLYRRFGFVHRRLRRNYYGAGEDALVMELVPASLRAGATRQAESRLRLDTLGEISKNRS, from the coding sequence GTGGAATTGCGCACCGCGAAATTCAACGACTTGCCCCGAATCCTGGAAATCGAGCGGCTTTCTTTTTCTCAACCCTGGAGCCTGAATTCTTTTCGACGCGAACTTTCGCTATCTTTTTCCCGCACCTACCTGGCGGTAATCGATGGGGAAATTGCGGGCTACCTATGTCGTTGGCTGGTTGCCGGCGAAGTCCATATCCTCAACATCGCGGTCCATCCCGGCATCCGTCGTCGGGGCGTAGCCAGCGCGCTGCTGGCTGAGACAGTGGACGAAGCCATACGCGTACAGGCTGAGCTGATGATCTTGGAGGTTCGTCGCTCCAATTTGGCGGCGCAGCAGCTTTACCGCCGGTTTGGCTTCGTGCATCGGCGGTTACGCCGCAATTACTATGGTGCCGGCGAGGATGCGCTGGTTATGGAGCTGGTGCCGGCGAGCCTGCGTGCCGGCGCAACTCGCCAGGCTGAAAGTCGTCTGAGGCTCGATACGCTCGGGGAGATTTCCAAAAATAGAAGCTGA
- a CDS encoding cold shock domain-containing protein: protein MEAGAQRACGLKLPLSEGRVYGTIKKIVKDKGFGFIAPDDGGDEVFFHRSRLSPKVYFEDLREGSEVQFEVRPGEKGPQAFNLRLR from the coding sequence GTGGAAGCGGGCGCCCAGCGGGCGTGCGGCTTGAAATTACCGCTTAGTGAGGGTCGTGTGTACGGCACCATCAAGAAAATCGTCAAGGACAAGGGCTTCGGGTTCATCGCTCCCGACGACGGCGGCGACGAAGTCTTCTTCCATCGCTCGCGCCTGTCGCCCAAGGTTTACTTCGAGGACTTGCGCGAAGGCAGCGAGGTCCAGTTCGAGGTTCGCCCAGGAGAAAAGGGGCCGCAGGCCTTTAATCTGCGCCTGCGCTAA
- a CDS encoding deoxynucleoside kinase, with protein sequence MSPPSPKAVRYVAIEGPIGVGKTSLARELARVMGARLVLEEVDNPFLARFYRDPERYAFPTQLYFLLTRCTQQRELAQQELFAQRTVADYLLAKDRIFAALNLAPDQLALYEQVYRLMQTAVTKPDLVVFLNARVEVLVRRLRQRNRDFERWVSVEYLEQVAAAYRDFFFYYEETPLLVVDSSQIDFLSDPEALAKLLQEIEHAGPGIQHYVPRS encoded by the coding sequence ATGAGTCCGCCGTCGCCCAAGGCTGTCCGTTACGTCGCCATCGAAGGCCCCATTGGAGTGGGCAAAACCAGCTTGGCCCGCGAACTGGCCCGAGTGATGGGAGCGCGGCTGGTCTTGGAGGAGGTCGACAACCCCTTTTTGGCCCGCTTTTACCGCGACCCCGAGCGTTACGCCTTTCCGACCCAATTGTATTTCCTGCTTACCCGCTGTACCCAGCAGCGTGAATTGGCCCAGCAGGAACTTTTCGCACAACGCACCGTAGCCGATTACCTGCTGGCCAAGGACCGGATTTTCGCCGCCCTTAACTTGGCCCCCGATCAGCTCGCGCTGTATGAGCAGGTTTATCGGCTGATGCAAACAGCGGTAACCAAACCGGACCTGGTGGTGTTTCTCAACGCGCGGGTGGAGGTGCTGGTGCGCCGACTGCGCCAACGCAATCGTGACTTCGAGCGCTGGGTCAGCGTAGAGTACCTGGAACAAGTCGCGGCCGCTTATCGCGACTTCTTCTTTTACTATGAGGAAACACCTTTGCTGGTGGTCGATAGCTCGCAGATTGATTTCTTGTCCGACCCCGAAGCGCTAGCCAAACTCCTGCAGGAGATCGAACATGCCGGGCCCGGAATTCAACATTACGTCCCGCGCAGCTAG
- a CDS encoding molybdenum cofactor biosynthesis protein B, whose protein sequence is MSEHQHHHHSQRPGRRNLRAAVVVASDSRTARDDVSGKLIAELLATAGVEVASYQVLPDEPAQIAQAVRGARAELDLVIISGGTGIGARDNSYEALTGLLDKELTGFGELFRMLSYQEIGAAAFLSRATAGISAGKLVVCLPGAPAAGRLGVEKLLLPALDHIAELLELG, encoded by the coding sequence GTGTCGGAGCATCAACACCATCACCACTCCCAGCGGCCCGGACGGCGCAATTTGCGCGCCGCCGTTGTTGTTGCCAGTGACAGCCGTACCGCCCGCGACGACGTCAGTGGCAAGCTTATCGCCGAATTGCTCGCCACTGCCGGCGTGGAAGTGGCCTCCTACCAGGTGCTCCCCGACGAGCCGGCGCAAATAGCGCAGGCGGTGCGAGGCGCGCGCGCGGAGTTGGATTTGGTGATTATCAGCGGGGGCACCGGGATCGGCGCGCGGGATAACAGCTACGAAGCGCTAACTGGGCTTTTGGACAAGGAGCTGACCGGTTTCGGCGAGTTGTTTCGCATGCTTTCCTATCAGGAGATCGGCGCGGCCGCCTTTCTCAGCCGCGCCACGGCCGGTATCAGCGCCGGTAAGCTCGTCGTTTGTCTGCCTGGAGCGCCGGCGGCCGGCCGTCTGGGAGTGGAAAAATTGCTTCTGCCCGCGCTGGACCATATCGCCGAGCTGCTGGAGTTGGGATGA
- a CDS encoding NUDIX hydrolase, which produces MPRPSTPPVAADVIIEIGERIVLIERLNEPHGWALPGGFVDFGETVEHAAVREMREETSLEVELTDLLGIYSDPKRDPRGQTISVVYIGRGHGALRAADDAKNAALFLPHQPPTPLAFDHATIVSDYLQFKLSGRRPGPWTKDLKAKRQG; this is translated from the coding sequence ATGCCGCGCCCGAGTACCCCTCCAGTTGCCGCCGACGTCATTATTGAAATCGGCGAACGGATTGTTCTGATCGAACGGCTCAACGAACCCCACGGCTGGGCTCTACCCGGCGGTTTCGTGGACTTCGGTGAAACCGTCGAACATGCCGCGGTCCGGGAGATGCGCGAGGAGACCTCGTTGGAGGTCGAGCTGACCGACCTGCTGGGAATTTACTCCGATCCCAAGCGCGATCCGCGCGGGCAAACTATCAGTGTGGTGTACATCGGGCGTGGTCATGGTGCGCTACGTGCGGCTGACGATGCCAAGAATGCCGCCCTTTTTCTACCCCATCAGCCGCCCACGCCTTTGGCTTTCGATCATGCCACCATTGTGAGCGATTACCTGCAGTTCAAGCTAAGTGGGCGGCGACCCGGGCCGTGGACGAAAGATCTGAAGGCCAAGCGCCAGGGGTAG
- a CDS encoding alcohol dehydrogenase catalytic domain-containing protein, which translates to MKVARLYDFDDIRIEDMARPEITADQILVRTAACGICSGDIMPWYMRRKAPLVLGHEPVGVVAEVGSAVRDFHPGQRVFVHHHAPCFQCAACRRGQYVQCPTWRASKLVPGGMAEYFVAAAVNQRDTLPLPDAVSDRDGVLIEPAACVVKSLRRAGLKPGESVAIIGLGIMGMMHVLLARKLGASPIIGIDLLASRAARARRMGADYGLVADDRIEQQVREVTAGAMADVVIVGPGSTAALHSGLKLAGRAATVVQFTTTPPEAELSLNMHDFYFSDLRLVASYSCGPDDTREALALVQSGVFNARELVTHSFPLTRFAEAFATAQREEALKVVVTFGD; encoded by the coding sequence ATGAAAGTAGCGCGGCTTTATGATTTCGATGATATCCGGATCGAGGACATGGCCCGGCCGGAAATTACTGCCGACCAGATCTTAGTCAGAACCGCCGCCTGCGGCATCTGCTCGGGCGACATTATGCCTTGGTACATGCGGCGCAAGGCCCCGCTGGTGCTCGGGCACGAGCCCGTGGGGGTGGTGGCAGAGGTGGGTAGCGCGGTGCGTGATTTCCACCCCGGTCAACGCGTGTTCGTCCATCATCATGCTCCCTGTTTCCAGTGCGCCGCCTGCCGCCGCGGCCAGTACGTGCAATGCCCGACCTGGCGTGCGAGCAAGTTGGTCCCGGGCGGGATGGCCGAATACTTTGTAGCCGCGGCGGTCAATCAACGCGATACCTTGCCGCTGCCTGACGCCGTCAGCGATCGCGACGGTGTACTGATCGAACCCGCCGCGTGTGTGGTCAAATCGCTGCGCCGCGCTGGCCTCAAACCGGGCGAGAGCGTGGCTATCATTGGCTTGGGCATCATGGGCATGATGCACGTGTTGCTGGCGCGCAAGCTTGGCGCCAGCCCCATCATTGGAATCGACCTACTGGCCTCCCGAGCCGCGCGCGCGCGCCGGATGGGAGCCGATTACGGCCTGGTGGCCGACGACCGGATCGAACAGCAGGTCCGCGAGGTGACGGCCGGCGCTATGGCCGACGTGGTAATCGTGGGGCCAGGTTCCACGGCCGCCCTGCACAGCGGCTTAAAGTTGGCTGGGCGCGCGGCCACCGTGGTGCAATTCACTACCACTCCCCCCGAAGCGGAGCTAAGCCTTAACATGCACGATTTTTACTTCAGCGATCTGCGCCTGGTGGCCAGCTATTCGTGCGGTCCGGACGACACCCGTGAGGCCTTGGCCTTGGTACAAAGCGGAGTTTTTAATGCGCGTGAATTAGTCACCCACAGCTTTCCTTTGACCCGTTTCGCCGAGGCCTTTGCGACCGCCCAGCGCGAGGAGGCGCTCAAAGTGGTAGTCACCTTCGGGGACTAG
- the groL gene encoding chaperonin GroEL (60 kDa chaperone family; promotes refolding of misfolded polypeptides especially under stressful conditions; forms two stacked rings of heptamers to form a barrel-shaped 14mer; ends can be capped by GroES; misfolded proteins enter the barrel where they are refolded when GroES binds): MPAKMIELHEKARVGIIKGATLVAQAARVTLGPRGRNVLIQKSFGAPQVTKDGVTVVKELEFEDRFENLGASLLREVAQKTADVAGDGTTTATVLARAIVAEAVKLLAAGVHPMALKRGIDAAVEAAAAAIKELARPVKDQARMIQVATIASNGDSQIGQIVAEAMNKVGKEGVITVEEARGLETVLELVEGLQFDKGYLSPYFATNQAKMSVELDEPLILLHEKKISAMRDLLPLLEKVLHEGRPLLIIADDVDGEALATLVLNRLRGTLKVAAVKAPAYSDRRKAMLEDIAILTGGQVIAEETGLKLENATLAMLGRAKRVIIDKDNTTIVGGAGKKNEIQARMAQLRAQIAQTTSNYEREQLNERLAKLAGGVAVIKVGAATEVEMREKKDRVDDAVSALRAAVEEGMVPGGGVALVRAQKAIEKLTFEDDEVRAGAQLVVRAMGEPLRQIAINAGREAPLVYDRVCEGKADFGFNAATDQFEDLVKAGVVDPAKVVRIALENAASVAAMLITTEAAVAEKPKKAVPPPHAHGGEGMGGMGGMGGMGGMGGGMGGMGGGMGGMDDMGDDF, translated from the coding sequence ATGCCCGCCAAAATGATTGAGTTACACGAGAAAGCGCGTGTCGGAATCATCAAAGGAGCCACGTTGGTGGCTCAGGCGGCCCGGGTCACGCTGGGCCCTCGAGGGCGCAACGTATTGATCCAAAAAAGCTTCGGCGCGCCCCAGGTGACCAAAGATGGCGTCACCGTGGTTAAGGAATTGGAATTCGAGGATCGGTTCGAGAATCTGGGCGCCTCGCTGCTGCGCGAGGTAGCGCAAAAGACTGCCGATGTAGCTGGTGACGGCACTACCACCGCTACCGTTCTGGCGCGCGCGATTGTGGCCGAGGCGGTCAAGCTCCTCGCCGCCGGCGTTCATCCGATGGCGCTTAAGCGCGGAATCGACGCGGCGGTGGAAGCGGCGGCGGCCGCCATCAAAGAGCTGGCGCGGCCGGTCAAGGATCAGGCCCGGATGATTCAGGTCGCCACCATTGCCTCGAATGGGGATAGCCAGATTGGTCAGATTGTCGCGGAAGCCATGAACAAGGTGGGCAAGGAGGGGGTCATCACCGTTGAGGAGGCGCGCGGCTTGGAGACGGTCTTGGAGTTGGTGGAGGGACTACAGTTCGACAAGGGCTACCTCTCGCCCTACTTTGCCACCAATCAGGCCAAGATGAGCGTGGAGTTGGACGAGCCACTGATCTTGCTGCATGAAAAGAAAATCTCGGCAATGCGCGATCTACTGCCGTTGCTCGAGAAGGTGCTGCACGAAGGCCGCCCGCTTCTGATTATCGCCGACGACGTCGATGGTGAAGCGCTTGCCACCCTGGTGCTCAACCGCCTGCGCGGTACTTTAAAAGTGGCCGCGGTCAAGGCCCCAGCCTATAGCGATCGGCGCAAAGCGATGCTGGAAGACATCGCGATCTTGACTGGCGGCCAGGTGATTGCGGAAGAAACCGGGCTCAAGCTGGAGAACGCGACGCTGGCCATGTTGGGGCGAGCCAAACGTGTAATCATCGACAAGGACAACACCACCATCGTGGGAGGTGCGGGAAAGAAGAACGAGATTCAGGCCCGCATGGCCCAGTTGCGCGCCCAGATTGCTCAGACTACCTCCAACTACGAGCGCGAGCAGCTCAACGAGCGCTTGGCCAAGTTGGCTGGCGGCGTCGCGGTCATCAAGGTCGGCGCAGCCACCGAAGTCGAGATGCGCGAGAAAAAAGATCGGGTTGACGACGCGGTTAGTGCCCTGCGCGCCGCGGTCGAGGAAGGAATGGTTCCTGGCGGTGGGGTGGCCTTGGTCCGCGCCCAAAAAGCGATCGAGAAACTGACGTTTGAGGACGACGAGGTGCGAGCCGGAGCGCAACTGGTTGTTCGTGCGATGGGCGAACCGCTGCGCCAGATCGCGATTAACGCCGGGCGCGAGGCGCCGTTGGTTTATGACCGCGTGTGCGAAGGCAAAGCTGATTTTGGCTTTAACGCTGCCACCGACCAATTCGAGGATTTGGTCAAAGCCGGAGTAGTCGATCCGGCCAAAGTGGTTAGGATCGCGTTGGAGAATGCCGCCAGCGTGGCTGCGATGCTGATCACTACGGAAGCTGCAGTAGCCGAAAAACCCAAAAAAGCCGTGCCACCGCCCCATGCCCATGGGGGCGAAGGGATGGGCGGCATGGGTGGTATGGGCGGCATGGGCGGCATGGGCGGTGGCATGGGTGGCATGGGTGGTGGCATGGGTGGCATGGATGACATGGGTGACGATTTCTAG
- a CDS encoding mechanosensitive ion channel domain-containing protein, whose translation MILSPIGRARLSVAILALAACVALTPAFAATPQPVASASRPPSATPTPALTRRERVISFLDRVITWYHNLNTEVALAEQPSEMLYVNDDRNLADSLLQVAFQYARAEAELLKTSTPATTADKLAVPTPQGTPGLAALAAQTKTTIESDQRKIAQIRAELTRAKGADRANLASRLVALQADLQWQQARAGYIGAMQAFEHGGPSATLGQSDLDERIDELQRAVSAAQVKLPSPTFNPPPEPTGVISLAQHLLEDQRRLQLLDGRQAATQALATQSRALAAPLRQQLMELDRRAIALSHQALGSDPASLEERSRDFAELIEQRKLIAEVLLPLGELGVAINRYSTNLGQWHAVVVRHMSQGLHALVARLAGLLFLIALIIALSLIWRHLTMRYVSDNYRRRQLLKIRDITVLCLIALVLIFNFTTELAALATILGFAAAGIAVALQDVILSLAGYFRLSGRYGMKRGDRVELLGVRGEVLEIGLTKLTLIELGSDSSNSSPTGRLVVIPNSSIFHDKFVNHPPDTRLIWNELSFTLAPECDYRVIEKLLLEVVEEVFARYRDRARRQLLAMERTIDTSVESPKPQSRLRLRADGLEITLRYPVEASYEAQVTDEISRRLLDTLARQPNLRFVPSSAPNIQVNTAPVVGDAELVPSQAKAE comes from the coding sequence ATGATACTTTCGCCGATAGGCCGCGCGCGGCTGAGCGTCGCCATCCTGGCGCTGGCCGCCTGTGTGGCCCTGACCCCGGCTTTTGCCGCAACCCCACAACCCGTAGCCTCGGCTTCCAGACCCCCGAGTGCCACCCCTACTCCCGCGCTGACCCGGCGCGAGCGGGTGATCTCGTTTTTGGACCGCGTTATCACCTGGTACCACAACCTCAACACCGAGGTGGCGTTGGCCGAGCAGCCCAGCGAGATGCTTTATGTCAATGACGACCGCAACTTGGCTGACAGCCTACTCCAAGTAGCCTTCCAGTACGCGCGCGCGGAAGCAGAACTACTCAAGACAAGTACGCCGGCCACCACCGCTGACAAACTGGCCGTGCCCACGCCTCAGGGTACGCCGGGCTTGGCAGCGCTAGCCGCGCAGACCAAAACCACCATCGAGTCAGACCAGCGTAAGATCGCCCAGATCCGCGCCGAGCTGACGCGAGCCAAAGGGGCCGATCGCGCCAATCTGGCCAGCCGCCTGGTCGCGCTGCAGGCCGATTTGCAATGGCAGCAGGCACGCGCCGGATACATCGGAGCGATGCAAGCCTTCGAGCATGGCGGACCCAGCGCGACCCTGGGACAGAGCGATTTAGACGAGCGCATCGACGAGCTTCAGCGGGCTGTCTCGGCCGCGCAAGTCAAGCTTCCATCCCCGACCTTCAACCCTCCCCCCGAGCCCACGGGAGTCATTAGCTTGGCCCAACATCTGCTCGAGGACCAGCGCAGGCTCCAGCTTCTGGATGGGCGGCAGGCCGCGACCCAGGCGCTGGCCACGCAAAGCCGGGCCTTAGCCGCGCCGCTACGCCAACAACTCATGGAGCTTGATCGGCGGGCGATTGCCCTGAGTCATCAGGCGCTGGGTAGCGACCCGGCCAGTCTGGAAGAGCGCAGCCGTGATTTTGCCGAGCTGATCGAGCAACGCAAGCTGATAGCCGAGGTGCTGCTGCCGCTGGGCGAGTTGGGCGTGGCCATCAACCGCTACAGCACCAACCTCGGACAGTGGCACGCCGTGGTGGTCCGGCACATGAGCCAGGGACTGCACGCCCTGGTGGCGCGCTTGGCCGGGTTGCTGTTTTTGATCGCGCTGATCATCGCGTTGTCCCTGATCTGGCGCCATCTCACCATGCGCTATGTGAGCGACAATTATCGCCGGCGCCAGTTGCTCAAAATTCGCGATATTACCGTCCTGTGCTTGATTGCTTTGGTGTTGATTTTTAACTTCACCACTGAGTTGGCGGCGCTTGCCACCATCCTGGGTTTCGCCGCCGCGGGCATCGCAGTCGCGCTGCAGGACGTTATCCTGTCGCTGGCCGGCTATTTCCGCTTGAGCGGACGCTATGGGATGAAGCGGGGCGACCGGGTGGAATTACTTGGCGTGCGCGGCGAGGTGCTGGAAATCGGCTTGACCAAACTGACCCTTATCGAGCTGGGAAGCGATTCCTCCAATTCCAGTCCCACTGGCCGCTTGGTGGTGATACCCAATTCGTCGATCTTTCACGACAAGTTCGTCAATCATCCCCCCGACACCCGGCTTATCTGGAACGAACTGAGCTTTACGCTCGCACCCGAGTGCGACTATCGGGTAATCGAAAAATTGCTACTGGAGGTGGTCGAAGAAGTGTTTGCGCGCTACCGTGATCGGGCCCGTCGCCAATTGCTCGCGATGGAGCGCACCATCGATACCAGCGTGGAGTCACCCAAGCCGCAAAGCCGCTTGCGCCTGCGCGCCGATGGGCTAGAAATCACCTTGCGCTATCCCGTGGAAGCTTCCTACGAGGCTCAGGTGACCGATGAAATTTCGCGCCGCCTTCTCGACACACTGGCTCGCCAGCCCAATCTGCGTTTCGTGCCCAGCTCCGCACCCAACATCCAAGTTAACACGGCGCCGGTGGTCGGCGACGCCGAACTGGTTCCCTCGCAAGCCAAAGCCGAGTGA
- a CDS encoding sigma-54 dependent transcriptional regulator, which translates to MVSAEKRVLVADSNATTRQGWRELLGSWGFTVLLAANGQEALEMASSEEPHILISDLAMPRLDGLGLLRELRERGLALAPIIVSAHGEISDAVAAMKLGACEYLCQPIDPARLRALLDHLCEHLEVRLENARLRCRLLGIGELGPIIGQSLAMRRVMSLIEQVAPSHASIVISGESGTGKDLTARTIHELSPRRQAPYLAINCAALPETLVESELFGHEKGAFTGAERRREGCFELANGGTLLLDEITEMKPELQAKLLRAIEERRVRRVGGSSELSLDVRVLAACNRPLGRALREGRLREDLYYRLAVFSLELPSLRERPEDIDALVEATLREFQSQAHHPIRGVSHECLQVLRAYPWPGNVRQLRNVIERAVIVSRAPVLEVADLPPELQPATTPDPHLLVTLGSSLVEVERQLITRTIEFMGGNKTRAAEVLGVSLKTLYNRLERRERREGPEAGESTS; encoded by the coding sequence ATGGTCAGTGCGGAAAAACGAGTGCTGGTAGCGGACAGTAACGCGACCACCCGTCAGGGCTGGCGCGAACTGTTAGGCTCGTGGGGCTTTACCGTCCTGCTGGCGGCCAATGGTCAGGAGGCTCTGGAAATGGCCAGCTCTGAGGAGCCGCACATCTTGATTTCGGACTTAGCGATGCCGCGGCTGGATGGGCTCGGACTCCTGCGCGAGTTGCGCGAGCGCGGGCTGGCGTTGGCCCCGATTATCGTTTCGGCCCATGGCGAAATTTCTGACGCAGTCGCGGCGATGAAGCTGGGTGCGTGCGAATATCTGTGCCAGCCGATAGATCCCGCCCGCCTGCGGGCGCTGCTCGATCATCTCTGCGAGCATCTGGAGGTGCGGCTGGAAAACGCTCGCTTGCGCTGCCGACTGCTGGGTATAGGCGAGCTAGGCCCGATTATCGGCCAGTCATTGGCGATGCGCCGGGTGATGAGCCTGATCGAACAGGTGGCGCCCTCCCATGCCTCTATCGTAATCAGCGGGGAAAGCGGCACCGGCAAGGATCTGACCGCTCGCACCATTCACGAACTCTCGCCTCGCCGCCAGGCCCCCTATTTGGCAATTAATTGCGCGGCGCTGCCCGAAACCTTGGTGGAAAGCGAGCTGTTTGGCCATGAAAAGGGCGCTTTCACTGGCGCCGAACGCCGGCGCGAGGGCTGTTTCGAGCTGGCAAACGGGGGCACCCTGTTGCTTGACGAGATCACCGAGATGAAACCCGAGTTGCAAGCCAAACTGTTGCGGGCGATCGAAGAGCGGCGCGTGCGCCGGGTCGGCGGCAGCAGCGAGCTTAGCTTGGACGTACGTGTCCTGGCGGCCTGCAATCGGCCGTTGGGGCGGGCGCTGCGTGAAGGACGCCTGCGTGAGGATTTGTATTATCGGTTGGCTGTGTTTTCTCTGGAACTGCCCTCTCTGCGCGAGCGGCCCGAGGATATCGACGCGCTGGTAGAGGCCACCCTGCGCGAGTTTCAGAGCCAGGCTCATCATCCCATCCGTGGGGTAAGTCACGAATGCCTACAGGTCTTGCGGGCCTACCCCTGGCCGGGCAACGTACGCCAGTTGCGCAACGTTATCGAACGCGCGGTCATCGTCAGCCGTGCTCCAGTGCTGGAGGTGGCCGATTTGCCGCCCGAGCTGCAGCCGGCGACGACCCCCGACCCTCATCTGCTGGTTACGTTGGGTAGTTCGCTGGTGGAGGTCGAACGACAGCTCATCACGCGTACCATTGAGTTTATGGGCGGCAACAAAACGCGCGCGGCCGAGGTCTTGGGCGTTAGCCTCAAGACACTTTACAATCGGCTGGAGCGCCGCGAGCGGCGGGAAGGACCCGAAGCCGGCGAGTCCACCAGCTGA
- the ispH gene encoding 4-hydroxy-3-methylbut-2-enyl diphosphate reductase, with protein sequence MAIEQSTVEKVILAQPRGFCAGVERAVEAVRNALQVYGRPLYVRHQIVHNRFVLEALEREGAIFVESLDRIPNGHRVIFSAHGVAPSEWQRAQQRGLRVIDATCPLVTKVHLEVERYAHEGKTIILIGHAGHEEVNGTLGVAPGKVILVATVEEARTVTVSDCSQVAVVTQTTLSVDDTREIMLALRERFPNMITPKTDDICYATQNRQNAVKALSAVADTILVVGSKQSSNANRLVEVAQTCGTPAYLVDSLRDLAPAMVAGARTLGLSASASSPEWLVEEIIGAFATQGAQIELLQVATEKVHFAAPLAE encoded by the coding sequence ATGGCAATTGAACAGAGCACAGTGGAGAAGGTGATTCTGGCCCAGCCGCGCGGTTTCTGCGCCGGGGTCGAGCGAGCGGTGGAGGCGGTACGCAACGCCCTGCAGGTGTATGGGCGCCCGCTCTACGTGCGCCATCAGATTGTCCACAACCGTTTCGTCCTAGAGGCTCTGGAGCGTGAGGGGGCGATTTTTGTCGAGAGCCTGGATCGCATTCCCAACGGCCACCGAGTGATTTTCAGCGCTCACGGAGTCGCCCCCAGCGAATGGCAGCGGGCCCAGCAACGCGGTTTGCGGGTGATCGACGCGACCTGCCCGTTGGTCACCAAGGTCCATCTCGAAGTCGAGCGCTACGCGCACGAGGGTAAGACCATCATCCTGATCGGTCACGCCGGTCACGAAGAGGTCAACGGTACCTTGGGCGTGGCGCCGGGCAAAGTCATTTTGGTGGCGACGGTGGAAGAGGCTCGCACGGTCACGGTATCCGATTGCTCGCAGGTCGCGGTAGTAACGCAGACTACGCTGAGCGTCGATGACACGCGCGAAATCATGCTGGCGCTGCGGGAGCGTTTTCCCAACATGATCACGCCCAAGACCGACGACATCTGCTATGCCACTCAGAATCGGCAGAATGCGGTCAAGGCGCTCAGCGCGGTGGCGGACACGATCCTGGTGGTGGGTTCCAAACAAAGCTCCAATGCCAATCGCCTGGTCGAGGTGGCCCAGACCTGCGGCACCCCCGCCTATCTAGTAGATTCGCTACGCGACCTCGCCCCCGCGATGGTAGCAGGCGCGCGAACGCTGGGGTTAAGCGCGAGCGCCTCCTCGCCGGAGTGGCTGGTGGAAGAAATTATCGGGGCGTTTGCGACCCAGGGGGCGCAGATCGAGCTGTTGCAGGTAGCCACCGAGAAGGTGCATTTCGCCGCGCCGCTGGCGGAATGA